TCCTCCGTCACCTCGCGCCGAGCCGCCGCTTCGTAGGTTTCGCCTGCCTCCAGCTTGCCACCCACCCCATTCCAATGCCCGGCGCCAAATCCCCGCTTCTTCATGGCCAGCAACAGCTCGCCCGGCCGGCGCAAAAAGACCAACGTCACCTGCTTAAACGTTCCGTCGTGCGCCGCTTCATATTCCGCTAGCGTCATGAGCGAGTCCGGAGCAGGAAAAACCGCTCCACATTCCCCTCAGCGCCCGACACCGCCGAGTCCATTTCGGCCATAATCTCGAACCGTTCGCGCATCCACAGCCGCAAATCGCCCAAAACCTCGTCCCGCTCGCCCCCCAGCGGTATCACCCCGTGATATTTATCCGCCAACGCTTTGCCCGCCTCAAATTGCGGCTTCGCCATGGCCACAAGCAGCCCACCCGGTCTTACCAACGCCGCCGCAACCTCTAGCACTTTGGTAAGCGAGATAAACGACACGTCCATCACCGCCATATCCGCTGGCTCCGGAATGGCCTTGCCCGCATCGCCGACCGTCACGTCGCGAATATCCGTCTGCTCCATCACTACCACGCGCTCATCTTGCCGCAATCTGTACGCCAGCTGGCCGGTCCCCACATCCACGCAATACACCCGCGCCGCGCCGTGCTGCAGCGCCAAATCCGTAAACCCGCCCGTCGACGAGCCCACATCGAGCACAATCTTGCCTCCAAAGTCGAGCCCAAAATGCTCCACTACCGAGGCCAACTTGTCCCCCGCCCGGCTCGCGTATCGCGGCTGGTCCTTCACATGCAGCGAAGTGTCCGCGTGCACCATCAAGCCAGGCTTCTCCAGCCGCCGCCCCTCCGCCGACACCTGGCCGGCCATAATCAGCGCCTGCGCCTGCGTGCGCGTGGGCGCCAGACCCCGGGTCACCATCAGCACATCAAGCCGCTGCTTCACGCCAGTCGCCTACTTAGCGCGCTCGAGGTAGGCCCCGCTCAAGGTATTCACCTTCACGCGGTCGCCCTCGTTCACAAACAGCGGCACCATTACCTGCACGCCGGTCTCTAGCGTAGCCGGCTTCAGCGCCGTGGTAGCGGTGTCGCCCTTCACGCCCGGCTCGGTCTCAGTGACCGCCAACTGCACCGCATTGGGGATTTCAAGGCCAATCACCCGGCCGTTGAACATCTGCAAACCCACCGTCGTCCCATCGGCCACATATTTGGCCTGATCACCGAGCACTTCAGTGCTCACGGTTTCCTGGTCGTAGGTCTCATTATTCATAAAAACCAGATTGTCGCCCTCACGGTATAGCATCTGCATATTCACCCGGCTCACATCGGCCGGCAGAATCTTATCTGAGCTACGGAATGATTTCTCCACCACGCCACCACTCAGCAAATTCTTGAGCTTCACCTGCACCACCGCACCACCGCGGCCCATAGCCTTATGCGAGTATTCCACTACGCGGTACGGCGCACCCTCGAGTTCCACTAGCACCCCGATCTTCAGATCCGTGTGTCCGTAAACCATCGCCATATCAGACTACCGAACCGTAAACGGCAGCAAAGCAATGTGACGAGCGCGCTTGAGCGCCACGGCTACGCGCCGCTGGTGACGCAAGCAGTTACCAGTGCGCTTGCGACCCTCGATCTTGCCGTAGCTCGAGAGGTACCGCTGCAACAGCTTCACGTCCTTGTAGTCGACATAATCGACCTTCTCGGCGCAAAAGCGGCAGACTTTCTTTGAATAAAAATTAGCCATTCGTGTTCCTTAAACCCCTAAAACGGGATGTCATCTAAATTAATGTTGGAATTGGCGTCCAGATCCTGGATCACCACATCGTCGGACTTGGCCGCCGAAGCCGGGTTGCTACCGGCCGACGCGGCACCGCTGCGAGGCTCCCCGCCCCCAACCGGCGCTCCGCCGGGGCCATCCAGGAAGTTGACGTCGCTCGCCACGATTTCCGTGCGCTGACGCTTCACGCCGTCTTTTTCCCAGCTCTGAGTTTGCAACCGGCCGATCACCATCACCTTGCGGCCCTTGGCCAAGTACTGAGCAGCTAGCTCTCCAAGCTTTCCCCAAGCCACAATCTCGTGGTATTCCACCGCCTCTTTACGTTCACCGCTCTGATCCATCCAGCTCCGATTGGTGGCCACCGCAAACGATGCCACTTGCTGACCGCTGGGGGTCGAGCGCAATTCCGGATCGCGCGTCAGATTACCCATAATTATGGCTTGGTTAAAGCTTTTTGCCATCTACTTGTCTCCCTCTTTCTCGTCTGCTTTCGCTTCGTCTTCACCCTTAGCCTCGGCTACTACCTCGGCCTTCTTATCACCCCTATCATCTTTTTTGGCTTCAGCGCGAGGAGGATTCTCTTCGTGCACCACCAAAATATGCCGTAGCACTTCTTCCATAATAAGAATAGTGCTATCGAGCTGCGCAACGCCCTCAGGTGGCAACGTCACCTCAAAATACACGTAAATAGCAAAGTCCTGACGCGCGATTCGATAAGCCAGGCGCTTCTTGCCCCAGTTATCGCGCTTCAGAACCTTTCCGCCGGCATCGGCGATGAGATTTTCGACCTTAGTAATCGGCGCTTCCACGTCGATTTCGAGATCGGGGTGCAACAGCACCATCAACTCATAAGTCTTTTGCATTGATTCCTTTCTCTGGAAACCGCGGTGCATTCCCACGGATGCGCCCGGCTCCTGCCGTACGCAAAAAGGTTAGTGGTTGTAAAACCTTGTAATTGTACCTGGTTTTGGCACCCCCGTCAATCAGTTCGAGCCCTCCGGGCAGTGTACAATGGCCTCATGTATACTCTGGAGAGCAACCTCACCGGCCAACCCATCATCAGCCTCCAAACCGGCCAGGCCGTCGCCTGGATCGGCGAACCGCTCCTCACCATCACCGCCCTGCAAGTCATCGCCTTTACCTGTCGCGTAGCTCCCCGCAGCCAAGCCTTCCTGCTCATGACGCGCGACATCCGGCAATTCGCCGCCGATTGCGTCATCATCGACGACGAAGACGACCTCACCGACCCAGCCGATATCGTACGACTCAAAGCCGATCTAAAAGACCGCTACTCCCCGCTAGGTCAATCCGTGATAGCCGACACCGGCCGCCGGCTGGGTTCGGTCGAAGATTACTCAATCAATCTCGATACCAATCGGGTACAAAAGCTTCATATCCGCCGGCCTCTATTTTGGGGCTGGTTTAGCCCGAATCTCATTATCGACCGCACCCAAATCGTTGATATCACCCCGAGTCATATTACCGTTCGCGACACCACGGTTCAGGATGCCCTGTTAAATACCGATTCCCTACCCGAAACCCAACCTTGATATCGAAAACCTCTTAAGCTACACTGAGGTCAGATAATCGGACCATATCGTGCTAGTCATCCTCATTTTTGCCGTCGCATTTGTTCTCGTCTACCGCCTCGTCACCGCCAACTAGTCCAATTCAGACGACACCTCCAGAGCCTCTTTGATGAGATCCCAGCGGTAGCCTTGCCGCTGCAAATAAGCCGTGAGCTTACGCTCATCTGCATAGCCACTTAATCTGCGTTTGCGCTGGATGAGCTGTTTAAGTGACTCAAGCTCGCTTTCCGGCGCCATATCACGCAACGCCACCTCCGCAATATCCCGAGCCACACCTTTCGCGGCCAACTCCTGGGCAAGCCTCAGACGGCTCCGCGGTCTCACCGCTTGCCGGTCCGCTATCCAAGCCCGTCCAAACCTGAGGTCATCGACCAACCCCAACCCCTCCAGCCGCCCAATCGCGACCTCGATCTCAGCCGGCTCACACCCTTTGCCGGCCAGATAGTCCGCGAGCTCCCGACGACTGCGCATCCGCACTCCGAGATACCGCAGAGCCAAGGCATACGCCTTGGACTCCTTAGCCTCCGCGCGAAACTCCCCAATCTGGCCCTCACTGAGCTCCTGGCCCACTCGAATACCGCTATTACTGAGCTCGAGATCGCTCAAACTAAACGCGAAGACCTCATCAATGAACACCCGGAACAGCACCGCGCCTCTAAGCCGCGACTTTCGCTTTATCGCCGTAACGACCGGCATAATCTAGACCGCCTGAGCGAGCTTGCGAATATCCTTGTCGAGCGTCACCATCAGCTCGGGATGATCTTTCAGATACTGCTTAGCCGCCTCTCGCCCCTGACCGATCTTCTCCTCTTTGTACGAGTACCACGCCCCGCTCTTGATCACCAGCCCGAACTTCACCGCCAGATCAACCAAATCGCCGGCCGTCGAGATCCCCTCGTTAAACATAATATCGAATTCGGCCACCTTAAACGGCGCCGCCACCTTATTCTTCACCACCTTCACCTTCACATGCTTGCCGATGGAAACGTCGCCGTCTTTGATCTGCTCCGAACCGCGAATATCCATGCGCACCGAAGCATAATACTTGAGCGCCTGCCCGCCGGCCGTAGTCTCGGGATTGCCAAACATCACGCCAATTTTGAGCCGCAGCTGATTAATGAACACCACCGTGGTTTTGCTCTTGGAAATTACCCCGGTCAGCTTGCGCAACGCCTGGCTCATCAGCCGCGCCTGCAGGCCCACATGCGCATCGCCCATGTCGCCCTCGATCTCGGCCCGCGGCACCAACGCCGCCACCGAGTCTACCACCACAATATCCACAGCCGACGACCGCACCAGCGTCTCCACGATCTCGAGCGCCTGCTCGCCCGTATCGGGCTGCGAAATCAACAACGTGTCGAGGTTAATCCCGATCCGCCCCGCATACTCCGGGTCCAAAGCGTGCTCCGCGTCAATAAACGCCGCCGTACCCCCGCTCTTTTGCACCTCCGCCACTGCATGCAGCGCCAATGTGGTCTTGCCGCTCGATTCCGGCCCGTAAATCTCAATAATCCGCCCTTGCGGCAACCCGCCACCCAACGCCAAATCCAGCGACAGCGACCCGGTCGGAATCGTCGCCACGTCAATCTTGTGAGCCTCACCCAGCTTCATGATCGAGCCGGCTCCGAATTGCTTCTCAATCTGCGCCATCGCCAGATCAATGGCCTTCATACGCTCGGCCTTTTCTCCGATCGTCTTCTCAACCTTCTCGGGTTTTACCGCCTTGTCCGCCTTCGGTTCCATTACTACCTTCTCCGCTAGTTCTGTGCTCATTGTACTGTCCTTTGATCTGGTTATCTATGTGAGCTCATAGTAACCGAACACAAACCGAACTGTCAACGGTAATTTTGGAAATCGAGCGGAAAGTCAAAAGTCGCCTCGCGCAGCGCCACCATCACCCCCTGCAAATCATCCTTGCTCGTCGAGCTCACCCGCACCATATCGCCCTGGATCTGCGCCTTCGCCTTCGGGTATTTGTCGCGAATCAGTTTCGTAATCTGCTTCGCCTTGTCCTGATCCAGCCCCTTCTTAAACGGCACGCTCCAGCGCATCTCCTTGCCACCGGCAACCGGATCCTTGCTCACATCCAGCACCTTCAGCGACACGCCACGCTTCACCAACTTGCTCTGGAACATGTCCAAAATCGCATCGAGCTGGTTCTTCGTCTCCCCCTCTATCTGCACCCCGGTCTTGCCATCCGCAAACTCTAGCTTGGCCGCCGTCCCCTTAAAGTCAAACCGCTGACCCAGCTCCCGCTGCGCCTGATCCACCGCATTGGTCATCTCGGCCACATCGTAGTCACTGGCCACATCAAACGAAAAATCCTTCGCCATCGCTCGTCTCCCTTATCGCGCCCAGTTTAGCACAAATCAAGCCGCATGAACCCTAAGGAATCACCGTATCCTTCGCAAAATCCTGATTGCGCCGAATCTCACCCTCTTTGCCCAACGGGCTCAGCCGCTTACCCGCCCCCGCCGCGTTCGTCACTGTGAGGCTCGTGGCACCAGCATTGCCGGTCGTAACGTTCACATCCACCTTACCCGTAAACACCAAACTCTTGCCCGCCACAAAGGTCCCCCGAAACGCCTCGGCCCCGTCCACGAGCACCACAATCGACGTCGTCTCACTCACACTCACCACCACCGCCACTCCGTCGAACACCGCCGCCGGCACTACCGCCTCAGCCGCACTCATCTTGGGCAGTTTAGCCAGCACATTGCGCATCACCACGCTGCTCTTACCCAGCTTGCTCCGCGCCACCACCTTGATCGCATTCACCCCGTCTTGCAACGCCACCTTTTCGCTAAAGTTACCATCCGTATCGGTCAGCACCGGCGACTCGTTCACGCTCACGTCAGCCCCGGGCGTAGTATGCCCCGCCACATTCACCACCGCGCCGGTCAGCACCACATCAGATTCCGGCGAGTTCACCGTCAAGCCCGGCGCCGACGCCAAGGCCGAAAATTGCCACAACAGATACCACAGTACGCTCGCCGCCACCACGAGCACACCCCCCACCGCAGCCAATTTACCCGTAAACACCAACCGCGGCGCCCGCTCCAGCTGCGGCCGCTTGGTATCAGCCTGCGCCACACCACCACGCTCCCGCACATAATCCGCCGCCACATGCACTCCATCCAGCCCCAAATGGCTCGCATAGTGCTGCACAAATCCCCGCGAATAAATATCATTCGGCAAACTCGAATAATCCCCCGACTCCAGCGCCGTCAGGAACTTACCCCGAATTTTCGTATCAACCTCCACCTGCGCCAAACTCAGCCGCAACGCCTGCCGCCGGGCCTTGAGCTGCTGGCCCACGTGTAATTCCTGACCCGTCTCAGGCCGCTTCGTATCTTCCCGCATAATTCCATTCTACAGCTAAACAACAGGTAGAGCGCCAGCCGCCTCAGCGCGTCGAGCGCAGGCCATAAACCCTAGCCGCCGCGAACGCCAGACAAAACCACGCATCCACCAAGCAAAGGGGATGAGTTCGCGAGCAAGGCTAGGGTTTATGGCCGGAGCCAAGCCACAGCCTACTCCTCATACGGCTCCGCCGGCCGCATCGCCTCACCACCACCGCCGCCACCCTGAACCTGATCCAAGCTCGAAATCAACACATCGCGCGGCCGCGCCCCATCTGCCGGCCCAATGATCCCCCGCTCCTCCAGCAAATCCAGCAGCCGCGCCGCCCGCGCATACCCAATCCTCAACCGCCGCTGCAACATCGAGGCCGATGCCTTCCCGGCCCGAAACACCGCCTCCGCCGCCTCGTCAAACATATCGTCGTCCGGCTCACCCAGATCGCCCCCGCCCCCGCTGCGCCCGCCGCCCAGCGACACCTTCTGCGCCAGCACCTCGTCGTTGTACTGCGGCGCCCGCGCCGAGCGCAAATAATCCGTCACCGCCTTCGTTTCCTTCTCGTCAATGTACACCCCTTGAATACGCCGCGGTTTAATGTACTCCGGGCTCGAGAACAACATATCGCCCTTACCTAGCAGCTTCTCCGCCCCCATCTGGTCCAAAATCGTCCGCGAATCAATCTGGCTCGCCACACTAAACGCCAACCGCGCCGGAATATTCGCCTTGATGATGCCCGTAATCACGTCCACGCTCGGCCGCTGCGTGGCCAGCACTAGGTGAATGCCCACCGCCCGCGCCATCTGCGCCAACCGCACGATCAAACTCTCCACATCCGCCGCCGCCAGCACCATCAAGTCCGCCAGCTCATCGATCACAATCACGATGTACGGCATCGCCTCGCCTTTGTGCGAAGTGTTGTACTCCACGATGTTACGGTTGCCCACCTCGGCCAGCAGTTTATACCGTCGCTCCATCTCCGCCACCGCCCATTTCAGTGCCGAAATACACTTCTCCGGCTCCACGATCACGGGCGTCAACAAATGCGGAATATCGTTGTACAACCCCAACTCCACCCGCTTCGGGTCCACCAGTATCAGCTTCATATCCGCCGGCGAATTCCGGTACAGCAAACTCGTCAGCAACGCGTTAATCATCACCGATTTACCCGAACCCGTCGCCCCCGCGATCAAAAGATGCGGCATCGCCGCTAGGTCCGAGCTCATCGGCGTGCCACTCACATCGCGCCCCAGCACAAATGTCAGCGGCGCCTTTTGCGATTCAATTTCGGGCGCGCTCAGCACATCCCGCAGCCGCACTGTCGCAATCTTCTTATTTGGGATCTCCACCCCCACCGCGCTCTTGCCCGGAATCGGCGCCTCAATGCGAATCGGATGCGCCGCCAAGCTCAGTGCCAGATTCGTATCCAACCCCGTAATCTTATTGAGCTTCACCCCCGCCGGCGGAATAAACGTGTACTGTGTCACCGTCGGCCCCACGTTCACCTCGCCCATCGTCACGTTAATCCCAAAGCTCTCCATCGTCGACGCAATCGTCTTGGCATTCGCATTCACGTCCCCCGCATCCGCCTTGGTGCTCGTAGCCTGCAACAAATCCAAACTCGGCGCCTCCCAGGCCTCCTCCGAATTAGCCGTCAGCGCCTCTTGCGGCGCCTCAGCGGCAGCCGGCGCCGGCTTCTTGAACCCCCCCCCGCCTAGGTTCAAATCACCCCGCACCGGCAACGCCGTCATCGACGCACCCGAGTTATCGTTCACCTTCAGCTGCAGCTCCGGCTGCTTACCACCAGCCGCCTCATCGTCGTCTACCGCCTTGCCCTCGCGCGTAAACCCACTCAAAATCGCCGTAAACAACGCCTTCAGATTGGTATTGGTCGCCAAAATCAAGAAAATCGCCAGCAATGCCACCAGCACAATCGCCGCTGCCACCCCGTTGAGCAACGTCAGCATCCACATGCTAATGGCGTACCCCAGGTACCCGCCGCCGTACCCGCCCATAGCTGCCAGCTGCGCGTCAGCCCGGCCTATCAACAAATGACACAGTGCCGATAAACTCGCCACCAAGCCCAAAAACCCAAAATAATTCAGCCCCTTCACCGCATACTTATCCGGCTGAAACAACATCCACGCCAAAGCCCCAAAAATCACCGGCAACACGTAGGCGCTATAGCCGATCCCAACCCGCAAGCCGTGGAACATACCCGTCACGAGCGACCCGCCAAAATTAAAACACGCAAACGCCAGCAACAGCGCCAGCAGCCCCAGCACTACCGACGAAATCTCTCGCCGCGCCTCAGGCGACAATTTGGCCGCCTTCGCCCGCGACCGCCGGGTCGTAGCTTTGCGCTTGGTCTTGGTAGAAGTCTTCTTGGCTGCCATATCCCACCCATTATATCAGACCATAAGGACAATCAATCAGCCAGTCGCCATACCCTCACCGAATTAATTTGGTGTTCAAAATTCTTACGCTCGGCATCACCCCGTATTTTGCTTCGCAAAGGCATTCAATCACCCATTACTACACTTCGTTGATCACCGGCAGCACCATCGGCGACCGTTTGGTCTTGCTGTAGAGCAAATCGCCAATGTCATCGCGCAATCGCAGCTTAAACTTCGCCCAATCCTCACGGCTCGGATTGCCGCCCACCGCTCGTTTCTCGAAGGCTTTGCGAATCTCCGTACGAGCCTTGCCGATCAGCTCCTCATTTTCTTTCATGTAAATGAAACCGCGCGAAATAATGTCCGGGCTGCTCACCATCCGGCCAGTTTTACGACTCACGGTAGCGATAATCATAAACACGCCGTCATTACCCATCGCAATGCGGTCACGCAGCACCACTCCCTCCACGTCGCCGATACCAGCGCCGTCGATCACTACTACCCCCGCCGGCACGCGAGCGCCCTTCTGCGCCCGGTTGGGTGTAATCTCCAACACGTCGCCATTGTCCATCACAAAGATATTGTCCGATGCCATACCTTCGTTGAGCGCGATTTCAGCATTGCGCACCATCATATGGAATTCACCGTGAATCGGCATGAAGTACTTCGGCTTCACCATCGCAATCATCTCTTTGATCTCATCCTGGTACGCGTGACCACCCACATGCAGCGGCCCCAATCCATCCAGATCGCGGAACACATGGTGCACCACCTTGGCCCCCTCGCGCATCAAAGCGTCGATCGAGCTCGTCACCGAGCGGTCGTTGCCCGGGATAATACTCGAGCTAAACACCACGGTGTCGCCGGGCTTGATCTTGATGTTTTGGTGATCGCCCGTGCCCATGCGCGTCAAAGCCGAATTTTCTTCGCCTTGTGAGCCCGTACACATGATCACCACTTTGTTGTCCGGTAAGTTCACTACGTCCTGCACCCGCACCACAAGGCCTGCCGGGATCTTGAGATAGCCAAGCTTAATCGCCAGCTCCACGTTGGCCAGCATCGAGCGGCCCACGAACGCAATCTTGCGGCCCACCGCCGCCGTAGCATTAATCACCAGCTGAATACGGTTGATCTGGCTCGAAAAACTC
This portion of the Candidatus Saccharimonadia bacterium genome encodes:
- the efp gene encoding elongation factor P, yielding MVYGHTDLKIGVLVELEGAPYRVVEYSHKAMGRGGAVVQVKLKNLLSGGVVEKSFRSSDKILPADVSRVNMQMLYREGDNLVFMNNETYDQETVSTEVLGDQAKYVADGTTVGLQMFNGRVIGLEIPNAVQLAVTETEPGVKGDTATTALKPATLETGVQVMVPLFVNEGDRVKVNTLSGAYLERAK
- the recA gene encoding recombinase RecA → MKAIDLAMAQIEKQFGAGSIMKLGEAHKIDVATIPTGSLSLDLALGGGLPQGRIIEIYGPESSGKTTLALHAVAEVQKSGGTAAFIDAEHALDPEYAGRIGINLDTLLISQPDTGEQALEIVETLVRSSAVDIVVVDSVAALVPRAEIEGDMGDAHVGLQARLMSQALRKLTGVISKSKTTVVFINQLRLKIGVMFGNPETTAGGQALKYYASVRMDIRGSEQIKDGDVSIGKHVKVKVVKNKVAAPFKVAEFDIMFNEGISTAGDLVDLAVKFGLVIKSGAWYSYKEEKIGQGREAAKQYLKDHPELMVTLDKDIRKLAQAV
- a CDS encoding PRC-barrel domain-containing protein — encoded protein: MYTLESNLTGQPIISLQTGQAVAWIGEPLLTITALQVIAFTCRVAPRSQAFLLMTRDIRQFAADCVIIDDEDDLTDPADIVRLKADLKDRYSPLGQSVIADTGRRLGSVEDYSINLDTNRVQKLHIRRPLFWGWFSPNLIIDRTQIVDITPSHITVRDTTVQDALLNTDSLPETQP
- a CDS encoding RecX family transcriptional regulator — protein: MPVVTAIKRKSRLRGAVLFRVFIDEVFAFSLSDLELSNSGIRVGQELSEGQIGEFRAEAKESKAYALALRYLGVRMRSRRELADYLAGKGCEPAEIEVAIGRLEGLGLVDDLRFGRAWIADRQAVRPRSRLRLAQELAAKGVARDIAEVALRDMAPESELESLKQLIQRKRRLSGYADERKLTAYLQRQGYRWDLIKEALEVSSELD
- the rpsF gene encoding 30S ribosomal protein S6; protein product: MQKTYELMVLLHPDLEIDVEAPITKVENLIADAGGKVLKRDNWGKKRLAYRIARQDFAIYVYFEVTLPPEGVAQLDSTILIMEEVLRHILVVHEENPPRAEAKKDDRGDKKAEVVAEAKGEDEAKADEKEGDK
- a CDS encoding YajQ family cyclic di-GMP-binding protein, whose product is MAKDFSFDVASDYDVAEMTNAVDQAQRELGQRFDFKGTAAKLEFADGKTGVQIEGETKNQLDAILDMFQSKLVKRGVSLKVLDVSKDPVAGGKEMRWSVPFKKGLDQDKAKQITKLIRDKYPKAKAQIQGDMVRVSSTSKDDLQGVMVALREATFDFPLDFQNYR
- a CDS encoding RodZ domain-containing protein, whose protein sequence is MREDTKRPETGQELHVGQQLKARRQALRLSLAQVEVDTKIRGKFLTALESGDYSSLPNDIYSRGFVQHYASHLGLDGVHVAADYVRERGGVAQADTKRPQLERAPRLVFTGKLAAVGGVLVVAASVLWYLLWQFSALASAPGLTVNSPESDVVLTGAVVNVAGHTTPGADVSVNESPVLTDTDGNFSEKVALQDGVNAIKVVARSKLGKSSVVMRNVLAKLPKMSAAEAVVPAAVFDGVAVVVSVSETTSIVVLVDGAEAFRGTFVAGKSLVFTGKVDVNVTTGNAGATSLTVTNAAGAGKRLSPLGKEGEIRRNQDFAKDTVIP
- a CDS encoding DNA translocase FtsK 4TM domain-containing protein gives rise to the protein MAAKKTSTKTKRKATTRRSRAKAAKLSPEARREISSVVLGLLALLLAFACFNFGGSLVTGMFHGLRVGIGYSAYVLPVIFGALAWMLFQPDKYAVKGLNYFGFLGLVASLSALCHLLIGRADAQLAAMGGYGGGYLGYAISMWMLTLLNGVAAAIVLVALLAIFLILATNTNLKALFTAILSGFTREGKAVDDDEAAGGKQPELQLKVNDNSGASMTALPVRGDLNLGGGGFKKPAPAAAEAPQEALTANSEEAWEAPSLDLLQATSTKADAGDVNANAKTIASTMESFGINVTMGEVNVGPTVTQYTFIPPAGVKLNKITGLDTNLALSLAAHPIRIEAPIPGKSAVGVEIPNKKIATVRLRDVLSAPEIESQKAPLTFVLGRDVSGTPMSSDLAAMPHLLIAGATGSGKSVMINALLTSLLYRNSPADMKLILVDPKRVELGLYNDIPHLLTPVIVEPEKCISALKWAVAEMERRYKLLAEVGNRNIVEYNTSHKGEAMPYIVIVIDELADLMVLAAADVESLIVRLAQMARAVGIHLVLATQRPSVDVITGIIKANIPARLAFSVASQIDSRTILDQMGAEKLLGKGDMLFSSPEYIKPRRIQGVYIDEKETKAVTDYLRSARAPQYNDEVLAQKVSLGGGRSGGGGDLGEPDDDMFDEAAEAVFRAGKASASMLQRRLRIGYARAARLLDLLEERGIIGPADGARPRDVLISSLDQVQGGGGGGEAMRPAEPYEE
- a CDS encoding TlyA family RNA methyltransferase, which translates into the protein MKQRLDVLMVTRGLAPTRTQAQALIMAGQVSAEGRRLEKPGLMVHADTSLHVKDQPRYASRAGDKLASVVEHFGLDFGGKIVLDVGSSTGGFTDLALQHGAARVYCVDVGTGQLAYRLRQDERVVVMEQTDIRDVTVGDAGKAIPEPADMAVMDVSFISLTKVLEVAAALVRPGGLLVAMAKPQFEAGKALADKYHGVIPLGGERDEVLGDLRLWMRERFEIMAEMDSAVSGAEGNVERFFLLRTRS
- the rpsR gene encoding 30S ribosomal protein S18, yielding MANFYSKKVCRFCAEKVDYVDYKDVKLLQRYLSSYGKIEGRKRTGNCLRHQRRVAVALKRARHIALLPFTVR
- the ssb gene encoding single-stranded DNA-binding protein, producing MAKSFNQAIIMGNLTRDPELRSTPSGQQVASFAVATNRSWMDQSGERKEAVEYHEIVAWGKLGELAAQYLAKGRKVMVIGRLQTQSWEKDGVKRQRTEIVASDVNFLDGPGGAPVGGGEPRSGAASAGSNPASAAKSDDVVIQDLDANSNINLDDIPF